One window of Methanothermobacter tenebrarum genomic DNA carries:
- a CDS encoding 2-amino-3,7-dideoxy-D-threo-hept-6-ulosonate synthase gives MIGKIIRMERIINRETGRTVIVPMDHGVSIGPVPGLLDMTQIIDQVATGGANAVLIHKGIVVTGHRGYGRDIGLIVHLSASTSLGPDPNHKVLVTSVEKALKLGADAVSVHVNVGSEREPEMLLKLGTVAETCDEWGMPLIAMMYPRGKKIKDEHDPEVVKLAARAGAELGADIIKTNYTGDPDTFKEVVEGCPVPVVIAGGPKVETEEELLQMVKDSVEAGGAGVAIGRNIFQAESPKNMTKAIAAIVHDEIEVDEALKML, from the coding sequence ATGATAGGTAAAATAATTAGAATGGAAAGAATAATAAACCGTGAAACAGGCAGAACAGTCATAGTACCAATGGACCACGGGGTCTCAATAGGCCCAGTCCCCGGCCTACTGGACATGACACAGATAATAGACCAGGTAGCCACAGGCGGAGCCAACGCAGTCCTAATACATAAAGGGATAGTTGTAACAGGACATAGAGGATACGGGAGAGACATAGGCCTGATAGTCCACCTTTCAGCCAGCACAAGCCTAGGACCAGACCCAAACCATAAAGTCCTCGTAACCTCCGTAGAAAAGGCCCTGAAACTTGGAGCAGACGCGGTATCAGTACACGTCAACGTAGGATCCGAAAGAGAACCTGAAATGTTATTAAAACTTGGAACAGTAGCGGAAACCTGTGACGAGTGGGGGATGCCACTCATAGCAATGATGTACCCAAGAGGCAAAAAAATCAAAGACGAACACGACCCAGAAGTCGTTAAACTCGCAGCAAGAGCAGGGGCAGAACTCGGAGCAGATATCATAAAAACCAACTACACAGGAGACCCTGACACATTCAAAGAAGTTGTTGAAGGATGCCCAGTACCAGTAGTCATAGCAGGAGGACCCAAAGTCGAAACAGAAGAAGAACTACTACAGATGGTTAAAGATTCAGTGGAAGCTGGCGGGGCCGGAGTAGCCATTGGAAGGAACATATTCCAGGCAGAATCCCCAAAAAACATGACAAAGGCCATAGCAGCCATAGTACACGATGAAATAGAAGTCGATGAAGCACTCAAAATGCTATAA
- a CDS encoding 3-dehydroquinate synthase II, which yields MKFAWIKTPETEWEEKKTFITTALESGIDHVLDREDIERIHKLGNIKVIADDEDADIILVGVNGEGDGTFPLPSNLEDSKDIMAAKSLKRQGKPIAAYVEIKGKRYEELARLLGKTVDYLILVGKDWKIIPLENIIADLQGEDVKLVAAVADEKEAKTALETLEHGTDGVLIEPEDPSQIKKIAKLIEDIKMGYYELKSATITRLEPVGSGDRVCVDTCSIMDIGEGMLIGSYSQGLFLVHSESLESEYVESRPFRVNAGPVHAYVMTPGHKTKYLSELEAGDEVLVVDKDGKTRPAIVGRVKIEKRPLLLVEAEYEGMKLRTLLQNAETIRLVTEKGEPVSVSELKEGDKILVYVEEAARHFGMAIKEAIIEK from the coding sequence ATGAAATTTGCTTGGATAAAAACGCCAGAAACCGAATGGGAAGAGAAAAAAACCTTCATAACCACCGCTCTCGAATCGGGCATAGACCATGTGCTAGACCGGGAAGACATTGAAAGGATACACAAACTTGGAAACATAAAAGTCATAGCCGATGACGAAGACGCCGACATCATACTAGTAGGGGTTAACGGTGAAGGAGACGGCACATTCCCACTACCCAGCAACCTAGAAGATTCAAAGGATATCATGGCCGCAAAGAGCCTTAAAAGGCAGGGAAAACCCATAGCAGCCTACGTGGAGATAAAGGGTAAAAGGTATGAGGAGCTTGCAAGGCTCCTTGGCAAGACAGTGGACTACCTCATCCTAGTAGGAAAAGACTGGAAGATAATACCCCTTGAAAATATAATAGCAGACCTCCAAGGTGAAGACGTTAAACTAGTAGCCGCGGTAGCGGATGAAAAAGAAGCTAAAACAGCCCTGGAGACACTGGAACATGGAACCGATGGGGTTCTCATAGAACCAGAGGACCCATCACAGATAAAAAAGATCGCGAAATTAATCGAAGATATAAAGATGGGCTACTATGAACTCAAATCAGCCACTATAACAAGGCTAGAACCGGTAGGATCAGGTGACAGAGTCTGCGTAGACACCTGTTCAATAATGGACATTGGAGAGGGAATGCTCATAGGCTCCTACTCCCAGGGACTATTCCTAGTCCACAGCGAATCCCTAGAAAGCGAATACGTAGAATCAAGACCATTCAGGGTTAACGCCGGCCCAGTACATGCGTATGTGATGACACCAGGCCATAAAACCAAATACCTTTCAGAGCTTGAAGCAGGAGATGAGGTTTTAGTTGTTGACAAGGATGGGAAGACAAGACCGGCCATAGTTGGCAGGGTTAAAATCGAAAAGAGGCCCCTACTCCTTGTAGAGGCGGAATATGAGGGCATGAAACTGAGAACATTACTACAGAACGCCGAGACCATACGCCTAGTCACCGAGAAAGGCGAGCCAGTGTCGGTCTCAGAGTTAAAAGAGGGTGATAAGATACTAGTATATGTTGAAGAAGCTGCAAGACACTTTGGAATGGCCATAAAAGAGGCTATAATCGAAAAGTAG
- a CDS encoding HPr kinase/phosphorylase, whose amino-acid sequence MEIISPQEKDNKLEELAEKVYFERKANIHGACVKLLTDNKSFKEEWEDNFKFMNEDIRPHAKVFTVEDGGPFKVFYEPLSKTSIILNCDYYGWVKSIALATIADFFEDYHSEHRRYSVHGSAVDCRGQALAIIGPPGTGKTTLTYGLLLDHRYSYVSDDWFFTRIFENGIMVYSSEKNSYIRDDIADSWGEYKDLIAEVSLDKKKRGIADVNRLFNGRIRESSNLEAIVLLKRDAEDEPFNRLTSREALNYMKENDFCNPHQLIRDERKYKLRLKFFKEIFQEIEVYLLNTIETPHKSLERIKNIL is encoded by the coding sequence GTGGAGATTATAAGCCCCCAGGAAAAGGATAATAAGCTTGAGGAGCTTGCAGAGAAGGTATACTTCGAGAGGAAAGCTAACATTCATGGTGCCTGTGTCAAACTTTTAACAGATAATAAAAGTTTCAAGGAAGAGTGGGAGGACAATTTCAAGTTCATGAACGAGGATATAAGACCCCACGCTAAAGTATTCACAGTAGAAGATGGGGGACCCTTCAAGGTATTCTATGAGCCCCTCTCTAAGACTAGCATAATCCTCAACTGCGACTATTATGGTTGGGTTAAGAGCATAGCACTCGCCACCATCGCAGACTTCTTCGAAGACTACCATTCAGAGCATAGAAGATACTCTGTCCATGGTTCTGCTGTTGACTGTCGCGGGCAGGCCCTGGCGATCATAGGACCCCCTGGAACCGGGAAGACAACACTCACCTATGGTCTCTTGTTAGATCATAGGTATAGTTATGTTTCTGATGACTGGTTTTTCACCCGCATATTCGAGAATGGTATAATGGTATACTCCTCAGAGAAAAATTCTTATATACGTGATGATATAGCAGATTCCTGGGGGGAATACAAGGATCTTATAGCTGAGGTGAGCTTGGACAAGAAAAAGAGGGGGATAGCTGATGTTAACAGGTTATTCAATGGTAGGATCAGAGAATCATCCAACCTCGAGGCCATAGTACTCCTTAAGAGAGATGCTGAGGATGAACCATTCAATAGGCTTACAAGCAGAGAAGCCCTCAATTATATGAAAGAGAATGACTTCTGCAACCCCCACCAACTTATAAGGGATGAGAGGAAATATAAGCTCAGACTAAAATTTTTCAAGGAAATATTCCAAGAAATAGAAGTCTACCTACTCAACACTATCGAAACACCCCACAAGAGCCTGGAAAGGATAAAAAACATACTATGA
- the thpR gene encoding RNA 2',3'-cyclic phosphodiesterase — protein sequence MGKIRSFLAIDVDNPLKDKIIEVQRILEEADAQLKFVEPENLHFTLKFFGQINNNMIEKLSRTIKKKIGSYKPFKLKIEGVGVFPNKNYMRVIWLGAKNPEEFSEIQKTLDEEFKRLGFKKEKSYIPHLTIARVKGGKNKDRLLEKIEELENVQIGEMQIKELKLKKSELKPEGPTYTTIKTFKL from the coding sequence ATGGGGAAAATAAGAAGTTTCCTTGCAATTGACGTGGACAACCCACTCAAGGACAAGATAATAGAAGTCCAAAGGATCCTAGAAGAGGCTGACGCCCAGCTAAAGTTTGTAGAACCAGAAAACCTACATTTCACCCTAAAATTCTTCGGCCAAATAAACAATAATATGATAGAAAAACTTTCAAGGACAATAAAGAAAAAAATAGGATCATACAAGCCATTTAAGCTTAAAATAGAAGGCGTGGGGGTCTTCCCAAATAAAAATTATATGAGGGTAATATGGCTAGGAGCCAAGAACCCCGAAGAATTCTCAGAAATCCAAAAAACACTCGACGAAGAATTCAAAAGACTAGGATTCAAGAAAGAAAAAAGCTACATACCACACCTTACCATAGCCAGAGTCAAAGGGGGAAAAAACAAAGACAGGCTACTGGAAAAGATAGAAGAACTTGAAAACGTCCAAATAGGGGAAATGCAAATAAAAGAATTAAAACTAAAAAAAAGCGAACTCAAACCAGAAGGACCCACATACACCACCATTAAAACATTCAAACTATGA
- the cca gene encoding CCA tRNA nucleotidyltransferase produces MDYQKILSKITPTRQEKEAIKRFTNKLIKTINQIAEKKNIKAKATLVGSVAKGTWLKGEADIDIFIKFPLETSEEKLKKDGLQLGYECIKAMNGKAEERYAAHPYVTGHIKGYEVDLVPCYDIKDASQLKSAVDRTILHTRYIKKNLKKEQIKEVLLLKRFMKALGAYGSEFKVGGFAGYLCELLIIVYRNFERVLEAAALKWRKGQIIDIEDHGTGKYFNDPLIVIDPIDKNRNVAAALTQQKLSEFIIVARNFLENPKEDYFQEVEYSHDKEKIQTKFKERKSKCIILEFNPPNVPADTLYPQLKKTMDTLVSHLSMEGFKVNRSSYWTDEEKNSLIIFEFETWKLPAYRRHMGPRIWSRKHTKRFHKKYGNRIWVEGDRLFVERKRKTTKPETCLKSLLRGVEYLGVGKHVKEELKKGYRILDINEYLKGEPSQEVLRFLDAFLDPGKHLWRS; encoded by the coding sequence ATGGACTACCAGAAAATACTCTCAAAGATAACACCAACAAGACAAGAAAAAGAAGCTATTAAAAGATTCACCAACAAACTAATCAAAACAATAAACCAGATAGCAGAAAAAAAGAATATAAAAGCCAAGGCCACCCTCGTAGGATCAGTCGCCAAGGGCACCTGGCTCAAAGGGGAAGCAGACATCGACATATTCATAAAATTCCCCCTCGAAACATCAGAGGAAAAACTCAAAAAAGATGGCCTACAACTCGGCTATGAATGCATAAAAGCCATGAATGGTAAAGCAGAGGAAAGATACGCCGCACACCCATACGTCACCGGGCACATAAAAGGATACGAAGTCGATCTTGTACCATGCTACGATATAAAGGACGCCTCACAACTCAAATCAGCAGTAGACCGGACAATACTACACACAAGATACATCAAAAAAAACCTAAAAAAAGAACAGATAAAAGAAGTATTATTACTCAAAAGGTTTATGAAGGCCCTGGGAGCATACGGATCAGAATTCAAAGTAGGGGGATTCGCAGGTTACCTCTGCGAACTACTCATAATAGTATACAGGAACTTCGAAAGAGTGTTGGAAGCCGCTGCACTGAAATGGAGAAAAGGCCAAATAATAGACATCGAAGACCACGGCACCGGCAAATACTTTAACGATCCCCTAATCGTCATAGACCCCATAGACAAGAACAGGAATGTTGCAGCAGCACTCACACAACAAAAACTTTCAGAATTCATAATAGTGGCGCGCAATTTCCTAGAAAACCCAAAAGAAGACTATTTCCAAGAAGTGGAATACTCACATGATAAGGAGAAAATCCAAACCAAATTCAAGGAAAGAAAGAGTAAATGCATCATCCTAGAATTTAACCCCCCCAATGTGCCAGCAGACACCCTATACCCCCAACTGAAAAAAACCATGGACACTCTAGTATCACACCTTTCAATGGAAGGATTCAAGGTGAACAGGAGCTCCTACTGGACTGACGAGGAAAAAAATAGCCTGATTATATTTGAATTTGAAACATGGAAGCTACCAGCCTACAGAAGACATATGGGGCCTAGGATCTGGTCAAGAAAACACACAAAGAGATTCCATAAAAAGTATGGTAACAGGATCTGGGTAGAAGGCGACCGCCTTTTCGTAGAGAGGAAAAGAAAAACAACTAAACCAGAAACATGCCTCAAAAGCCTCCTCAGGGGAGTGGAATACCTGGGAGTTGGGAAACACGTGAAAGAGGAGCTTAAGAAAGGTTACAGGATCCTTGACATAAATGAATACCTCAAGGGCGAACCTTCACAAGAAGTC